DNA from Cottoperca gobio chromosome 4, fCotGob3.1, whole genome shotgun sequence:
tcgcacacacctacacacacaaacggagcttccgacagcaccccccctcgcacGGACCTCGCCCGGTTAGGgtcttcagatttatttttatttttcactcgTATTGCAACAGCTGTCATAAATTGAAAACTGGAAAAGCATATCAGTATGAACAAGTTTAATTGACTCTAAGACAATATATTGACATGATCATGAGTAAAACTTATGTTCTGTACAGTAGACATGCACTCACTGGGATTGAGTCACACACTGTGGGgggtttaataataataataataataatattaataaattgtatttataaagcgcctttcaaagctaaaagcaatctcaaggtttGCATTGCAGAAATATTTTTCTCACCATGTATTCATCCCACTGTCAAACAATTtacaaaaaagacaagacaCTAGACCGAGGAGGTTCAaagcaatttaaataaatgtctttacaaTTTAGTAAATTAATAAAGTGTGTCTCAATGTGCTGTCTTGTTTTCAGGAAGCTGGCCGTGTTTGATACGTGGAGCAGATTAGTGGTCCATGTGGCGATGGACAACACTGTGGTCATCGAGGACATCAGTGAGTTTAGAGTGTTTTTTTCCTGTTATCATTCGTTTACATAAGCAGTTTAAATGCCACTCCAGAACTTGTACTTCAGGTTAAATTAAATTGTAGCTGCTCCATCAAATCTCACTTGGTATGAACACACCATAAAGCAGGTCTGTAACTCTACCGCAAAATCTAAGGCTAATCCGGTACTGTGATGTTTTTCTTAACATGCCacatgcatttttctttttttgcagcaTAGACAATAGTAACTTTGTGGATTTTTTTGTGTGATATTTCTTTCACTGTAGAGCGTCTCTGTATGCCCTGGCTGGATAGTGAAGGAGCCTGCTGTGAACCAGAGGGAGCTGGAGATCTCAATGGCTGCCTGGAGGGGGCGTGTGCCCTGGCGGAGGAGGAGACGGCTCTCTGGAAACCTCTGGTGTTGCTCATCCCCCTCAGGCTGGGCCTGAGTGATATAAATGAGGCCTACATCGAAACCCTCAAGGTAAAGTACTTCAATGTGaatattcacatactgtatatactgtgtgtgtgtgtgtgtgtgtgtgtgtgtgtgtgtgtgtgtgtgtgtgtgtgtgtgtgtgtgtgtgtgtgtgtgtgtgtgtgtgtgtgtgtgtgtatttaagcaatagctcacgacaggccgtggtatatgatcattatatcacagttaaggggcgtggtacaacccccttaactttGATATAAtaagcatatatcacggtctgaagtgagctattgcttttataaaacggttaccaagtgtggcaatatgaaagaaaaatacacactccaatttaaatagtttttattattaaataatgatgctcaaaataaaatagtccctccgttgccttctgcacaaaacatagtgcgaggtggttgctatgcaacaacactaacagctgctcttcacgtagctctgcatgtcgtcttttagaggctttcttctctggagataggcactgatcaatccactcctccagagtaaagctttgtaactttgtttccctttaacaccgaatgtgtcggcgattgcaagcaaagttttggattaccgtaattatgtcatagtttgTGCAATCGAAaagatttcaacggtttctgaaagctgagactctgcgctttacagcatatattgaTTCATTACATTATTCAGtcacttactgtgtgtgtgtgtgtgtgtgtgtgtgtgagatataaTGGCCTTTATACCCTGAAATATGAGCGTGATTTACAAAATAAGACAACTTCAACTtatgtttgatatttttatgACCTCCTCTGTACTTACATAAAGTGCTTATGTAAAACATGCTTATGCTCCATCTCTTCTCCGTTCTAGTCAATACTAATTTGATGAAAATAAACACTAACATATTCAAAGGCCGtagtttttgacttttttgccgTTAATTCTAGTGtgttaacatttattgttgTCGAAGTTAATTTACTCTTGTGTTGTCATGCAGCACCGACTTCAATTTAGTCCGCGCCGTCAACTGCAGTCTGACTGGagacaaacatgcaaatatGCTTTTGTCCAGGGAACAGAATCTGGATATTGTTTTATCTGCTTCTCAATGGGTGACAATTGAAACTATTATCAAGTACACGGAATATGTGAAATGaacatcaaaatatatatacgCTGGTTTAATGGCTGTGAGGATAATGTTAAGcttacatttcaaaacaaagacaCTGTAGTTAACTCAGGATTTTACACTGGAATCCATAAATTACCTGGTTTTGCGTCGACCTTGTGGGGGGCCTTCTGTAGAATTGCCCACCTCGTACACCGTACAACAgtgtattagggccattgtaggcaaaaaaaataaatatatatttatattatatatgtgctCTTAATATTAAGAGTAATATTCAGAGAATTAAAACTCAGAAGTATAAAGTCATAaatttgtctgtgtgtggcaTTTTCTGTTTACCTGCAGCATCTGTAGTATGATGAGGTTAATCCAACCTCGCAAAGTCAAGCAATGTGATtcataacaaaaaaagaattctcTGAATATCACCCCCTCCCACGGCtatgtaattacttttttttttttttacctacaatTACCCTAAGGGAAGTAAACTTACACTAATAAtcaaaaaacaagacaaatggTACACTGGAAAATGGTCATAGTGTCATTTATGTGTTGTTTGTACTAAATGTGCTGAAAGATTTGTGAAAACAGGTACTTAAGTAACCACTGAGGCAGAGTCAGCTACAGCCTGGGTTGAGATAAACCCTCTTGTCTCTTTTCACAGCAATGCTTCATGCTGCCTCAGTCCCTGGGTGTTATTGGGGGAAAACCCAACAGTGCCCATTACTTCATTGGTTATGTCGGTATGTCtagtctctgtgtttgtgaaatAAACACTCAGCTGTGCACTGCACACTCATACTCATCATAATAATTCTACTTACAGCAAGAAAACAATCTGATTTATAAACGTGCTTCTTGTTCTTCCCCCAGGGGAGGAGCTCATCTATTTAGATCCGCACACCACGCAGCCTGCAGTGGATCCATGTGAAGATGGTCAGGTCCCTGATGAGACCTACCATTGTCAGCACCCACCCTGCCGCATGCACATCTGTGAACTGGACCCATCCATCGCAGCGGTAGGAATGCTGGGGAGGGTTTTTAATTGAACAGAGCTTTTGTATCTCAAACTTAAGCCCATTGTTAACATTTGAATAGGAGCGGGCTGAACACTTTTTAGAGTAATGTTCCGTAGTTTATTGTTTTCTGGTGTCCGCCAGGGTTTCTTCTGCAGAACAGAGGACGAGTTTGATGACTGGTGTATGCGCATAAGAAGGGTACGTTTCTGAGAACACTGCTCTTTTGTTGCTCCCTTTACTCGTCTAATAGTTAACCATTCAGCctcacttttaaaaatgttgatgtcaaaaaactgccataataatatattaatattattttcagtttaccaacttcagtcctgatcatacctgtcaatttagttttttttttgtcagataaACTCCCTTTGAGGACAAATGTCTGCTTCCTAAAAGTGCTATAATAAATActatatcttttttaaatgtccactTTCACAGacttacatttttaacaaacatcAGTCCTGATCTTCACAACCagttattcattattttgaaCAATTTAAATTTTgccacaaatgtaattattttctgcACACTAAATGCTATGGGGAATTATTTTACAGTCTGGGATGTTAATGATTAACAACATTGAGGTtgatgcatttgttttgtcCAGGAAACCAGagggcaaacatgagaaaatgcctcaatctggtggaaaataataaaaagtataatttgTAATCCAGGGCTCTAGATTGAAAGATGTAATAGAATGCATGATGTTGTGCTGTGGGAACAAGTCATTTTTGTACTTGCACAACCAaagggatgaaaaaaaaaatgtgtgcatCATAAAATGATGGTCCTTCTCTTCTAGCTGTCCTGCAACAGAGGGGGCCTGCCCATGTTTGAACTAGTAGACAGTCAGCCCTCTCACATGGTCAGCGTGGATGCACTTAACCTTACTCCTggtaaattaaatattattattttttgcgctaaatatttgaaataatcaatgaatttattttaatgggtttttttcttctacGTGTTGACGCTCTCTTCGCAGATTTCTCCGACTCGGACAGGTTGGAGCGGTTCTTTGATTCAGAAGATGAAGAGTTTGAGATCCTTTCCCTCTGAGGAACATTATGAACAATGATTTGCTGTTCGACAGTCTGCAAGAGATTCTGTCTCTGCATCAGAAGGGAAAGCCTGAGAGGATGAACATTAACTGGAGACCTGTTGAGTCAGTCCAGCTCCAATGGtgtagtcagtgtgtgtcacacaACGTTCTTCTCAACAGCCTCTGAATGCTCTCTGTATCCAACATTGAGACTGCCTGGTTGGAAGTCGTAGCAGGAGCTCAGGATAAATTCTGTATGCACATCTTCACATACATGCGTTTCCATTTGAGTCTTAACACTTTAAATGTCTATTCTGAAGTGATATGGTGCCTTTCCCTGACTCCATAGGTTAAATTGCCATAACAGTTTTATGTTGTATAGAAAACACAGCGGTTCATGAAGCCCATGGCTTACGTGGTTTGTCACTAATAACTAAAGTCTGTAACAGCCTGTAATGAAACCAAATTAAGTAAAATCTGCAGAAATGTTGCATTAATTGCTCATGCAAAGTATCCTTGCCAACTTTTAAACACATACACTAgttcatttgattatttatttaatcagcaCAGTATATAGACAGgtgaaaaaacaatgtatgaGGATTAAAATCATTTGACAATGGTGCATCATCTCTTAAATTTCTAAGCAAGAAGTGTGTTGCAGAGTTTTTTAGTCGCTTCACCAAACAAAGTGGTTCAGTTTCACTTCCACAGCTCTCCAAGTTGCAGGTTTTGACTTGTGTTGATGGTATTTAGACTGTGGGTTGTGATGTTCTCGTGCACGTCCTCAACGCTCTGAGAAGCATCAATTGCCTATAACAGAACATTTAGATCACaagatgtttaatatttatattaaatgacaCCTGGGAATAAATGGATGATCCAGACCCCGCCTCATACCTGCCAGTTGACGGACGGATCCTTAATCAGCTGTTCAAAGTTCTGTTGGACCGCGCTTTGGAAAACACTGGTCTCATATCTCTCTTCTCCAAACTGACTTCTGAGAGCAGCCTCGGCCGGACTGAGCCGTAGGAACATAACGATGTCCGGCTTTGGCAGTCCCACGTCAGGTTTCATACACCAGTCCAGACAGAAACCCTGATGCAGAACAACATGTCAAACTATCTGTTGCTCCTCTCAAATAGAATCATGCTGTCTGGAGGCAGAGGTAGAAGGGCTGAGAGCAGACTCACCGGCTTTGCACTGGTGAAAGCAACTCCCGAGAACGCGTACCTATCTACGACCAGAGTGGTGCCTTGctccagcttcttcttcatTAAAGGCCTGTGGTCACAAGACAAGAACATGTAGGCTATGATGTATATACACTGTGTGCACAATTATTAGGCACTGAATTGAGGATTCATTTGATTATTGAACAACTCCAGTGCTCTCGGTCAATCCATAATGTCAATAAACCTCAAACCTGAATatttaagaaagtaaaagtgagGTTCTGGCTTGTTTAGGAgaatatctgtgtgtgcacaattaTTGGGCAACTATTAGTGTGCATAGTTATtatgcaactaaatgataaactaaagTTTTCCCATCtcacttgtttattttcatctgttaaagtgagaataataaacaaacaactcaaaactttaacttttctgacatttcaaaaAGAAATCAATGACCAATATAGCCACAAGCCCTCCATTCATGGAGTCTGTCAACgttttgtgcagcagcagccacagcctCCCGCACACTGTTCGAGAGGTGGACTGCTTTCCTTCACCGTAGATCTCCCGTTTAAGGGCCCACAAGTTCTCAACAGGGTTTAGGTCAGGTGAGGAAGGGGCCATGTCCATATTCTTTCATCTTTAAGGCCTTTACTGACTAGCCCCGCAGTGGAGGACTTCGATGTGATGGAGCATCGTTCTGCATAAAAACAATGGTCTTCTTGAGAGATGCAGACGTGTTCCTGCACCACTGCTTTAGGAAAGTGTCTTCTAAAAACTGACAGTAGGTTTGGGAGTTGATTTTGAGTCCATCGTCTTCACGAAAAGGTCCAACTAGCACATCTGTAATAATACCAGCCGATAGCAGTACCCCACCTCCACCTTGCTGATGTCTGAGTCGAAGTGGAGCTCCGTGCCCGTTACTGATCCAGCCACGGGCCCATCCATCTGGTCCGTCAAGAGTCACTCATCTCATCGGTCCAGAGAACCTTTGATCTGTCTTCAGATATTTCTTGGCCCAGTCTTGACGTTTCATGCGTCTTGTTCAGTGGTGGTCGGGTTTCAGCCCCCTCACCTTGGCCATGTCTCTGAGCACTGAACAGCTTGTACTTCTGGACGCTCCAGGTAGGCTGCAGTTCTGGAATATGACAGCACTGGAGGATGATGGCTTCCTGGTAGCTTCACGTTTGATTCTTCTCAAATCTTTGGCAGttcatttgtgtcttttttctcAACACGTTTCCCTGTTGACTATTCGCAACAAAACGTTTGATGGTTCTGTGATCACGCTCCTAATATCTTAACAATTTCAGTGCTGCATCCCTCTGATAGACTTTACAATTTTTGACATTTCAGAGTCAGTTAAATCTTTTTTGGCCTGAGGAAAAGAAGCTGCCTAATAATTATGCACACCTTGATATAGGGTGTGACCTCCTTAGGCCACACCCTCCCTGATTACACATCACCTGATTAAAACATCACCTTAAATCCAATACGCATTCAAGTTTATACAGCTTGGAGTTggaaaatatgtataaaaatgaTGATGTGGTCAAAATACTCAGTTGCCTAATAATTGTGCACACAGTGTAGGCTAGAGGGTAACTTGTTATAGCCAATAACACAATATTAAGCATTTTCAGGATTAGAGTTTGCATCAATAAAATAGGCAACTTCACAGATGGCAGGTTAAGTGCATTTTTAAAGGATAAAGAGAGTGATCTTCTGCGTTTGTTAGCGTCAATGAATACCAGGAAAAGACTGAAATCATCAATGTGTTAGTCTGTCACTTCCCTACCCTGTCTGTGGCTTTAAGCCCCAAACCCATTAATTCCTACTGAAGACTGAATCGTtaacttttcaaaatgttatccAAACTGCTGGCGTAAATAGTGCTTTTGTTGGGGACCATTTTTAGCCAGGAATTAAGACATTTATTGATTTGATGAGTATTTATCATCAGGATGCTGCGACAAGGACAGTGCTGTGCttatggtaatgaaggaacatgtcacccagtgcaacagcgGCTCATTGATGGGTTTTCGTGAGTTTCTTTTTACAACAATGGACTATATGGCACAAAGGAAGCTTtgacaatacttgttagtagtaCTGTAAGATCAATTCGTTGTCGGTTTAGGTCCTTTAATTTGTTGACGATACGAATATGAAATATCACCCAACTTATGGCGTAACAGTAAACTTTGTCATTGAAAACAAAACCTGAACTGAAAACTGAAACATTGGTTGTGAAATACAGTGACATCTTATACAACATTATAAAAAGGTTCGTTTTAATAAGGACTTTATCCTCAATAGTTTTCAGGGACATTGTTTCTGGTAAGACAAGCGTCTTGAAATTAAACTTTTTAATTATCTAGATGTCTACAGTCTAAACTAAAGCCTACAAACTGGacttacaaatgaaaacatgtctTTTTGTAATTTGAGTGAACTGACCATTTCAAGTTGTGAATGCGTCTTCACGGTGAGTACCCGTCTTATTTTGTAGACTTTCTTACAGCCCACATTAAGCACCAGCGAGCCAGCAGCGCTCACAATACCTCCGCGCATCTCCTGCTATGACGCGTCTAAAGGTCTGCGTGAAAGGGGTCAATTGTTTACGTAAACTCTACTTCGACTTACACCAGTTCCCAGCGGTTTGCAGAGAACAGCAGGTGCACCGTGTGGTCCTCCAAATCACTTTTCTTCTCCAGGTAAGCGCTTATCAGCTGTCCAATTGTCGTGGTCCTGTCTGACCCCAAGAAATCACATCACGTCACATGATATTAACGTTAACAAGTAGTTAAACGTTACATTTGCACTGCACACCTGCACTGGGACTGGATGAAACACCCAAACCACACACGTCAACATTAAGCCCTGACAAACAGCAGCATGCCTCACCGGGGAATCTAATCATCTCTGCGGGTCGGCCGCTCTGTTGCAGCGCCTCAACCAGTTTCTTGCACTGCGTAGTTTTCCCGGCCTTGTCCACTCCCTCCATCACAATGAGCGCTCCTCTTTTACACGCCATTACTGCCGACTGTTTTCAGCGCTGTCCTGTGGTTCACCAACAAACTTCTGAGCTAATCTTCAAATGGAGGGGAAGGTTCCGTATCCGGTGCTGATGCACTTCCGGTTCCGGttttaaacaactttatttaaatagaagAAAAAGGGCCATACGCCTACATATAGCACCTCCAGAATAATAACGTTATTTGGAAACATTATTAAAGAATAGATTagattaataattatttttttaaataatgctaatttattaattttatatAGATTATTTCCATGTATAAGATTTGATTgcacatataacatatacactGTTTACATCTAAATATTCACATGATAAATAAATCCACAATGTACAGGAATTACAGCACTAAGGTACtgatattcttttatttttaagtagtATTTATGGAGTCATTTTAGAAGCACCTCTATcccctttttattttgcaaGTTTTGATTAAAATCTTTTTCCGATGTATATTTTCAACAACAGCCCGTGTGACATACAAGATATAACTTGTGATGTCTTGTGGTGTTGAAGTCCACCATGACAAATCTCACTGATGTAAAGATAATATTACATAGGAAAGAGAGCATACtataagataaactttattgtaTGTTACAAAGCAACAGAAATTATCATTTGACAGGGCTcaatatcaaacaaacaaacaaaattcacacacatacacacacacacacacacacacacacacacacacacacacacacacaatatggtCTCTCTAAAGCTGTGGAATATATGTGGAATACTATTATGTCAAATGATTTGTtaacacattaattaaaaataatagatTAAGTATTAGATCACAGCCCATTTCCACCAATGTGATGAAAGAAACATATCCTGCAAGTCATTAAAATTAGAAATGATCTCAAACTaagatactatgtcattatttcTAGAAGTTTTCCATTATAATGACTTAGAggatctctttttctttattacacAGTCTCTTCCTTTATTATCTTTACAGCATCCAACAGCAGCATGTTACACTTTGCTCTTGTGGCAGTGTTTCAGAGCGTCTTTCAGGGCCGCCAGCACCATGTCAACATTGGCCTTGCTGCTGTTGCATCCCATCAGTCCAACACGCAGCAcctaaaaagaccaaaaacatCTGGGATTTAGGCTACACAGGATTTATGTGATTTTGAAGACATAGTGTATACACATAGAAACCAACTGTTATACAGAGTATTTGACAGATTATTCTCTTACCAAGCCAACTGATGGTCCAAGCCCTCCAGAAATCTCTAAATTATGTGTTTTCATAATGTAGGTTGTGATCTCTTTCCAGTCATATCCATGAGGAGCAACAATAGTGGTAACCGTAGGCAGCCTTGCTTTCTGTAACAACCATATATGTCAGAAATGCTTTATGTTCTCTATAATTTATTGGGATCATTATTCTGTTTCAATTATACGGAAAAGGATTAGGGCCAcatgtgcaaaaatgtatttggagTTCTGAGTTTAAAGTCagaatttatttaaaacaatatattaaacatatttgagTAAATTCAGAATTCAGATTTTAAACTCTCATATTGTTTACATGTGGTCCTCGTCCTTTTCTGTAAGATTCCACTACAggttataataaaaatgtaatggtaATGTTGTAACATGAAACCTACTTTTTCTTTGACAAAAAGTTTGAGTCCCATGCTTTCTAGGCCAGCGTGGAAATACTCTGCCACTTTTTGATGTCTTTCCCATGAATTCTCCAGACCCTTAGAATAACAGAAAAGGGCATAACAACACACAGTCAAAACATTATAGAACAGCAGACTCATAAACCATATGTTCATtgtatacatattaatattaaggTTACTAATCAGGgtttagtatgttagtatattTGTGTCACTGTACAACCAGCTATCTGTACAGAACTATTGAAGCTCTGATGGAtacaaaatctaaatgtttcatTCTAACACATCTCACCTCTTCAACAAGGACAGCCAGACTCTCTCTCAGAGAGTAAAAAGCAGTGACTGGGCCTGTGTGGTGATATCTATAGAGAAGAAACGGAAAAGACACAGCCATATTCAGAAATTGTTCAAGTATGGCTGAAAATGAGAGTACAGTTTAAATTTTAATCAGCTCCTGTCTGCAGGGTCTTACACTCTTGACGGCTTGCCATCACATCCCCAGTAGTTTGCAAGCCAATTTAAATCCAAGAAGAATGACACAGGCTTTGTTCTGCGGTTGAACATTTTCTGGCTGTGGACAGatgaaacattaaatacatgtttcatatattttaaactattaCTTGTACAAACATTACTCACCATGCTCTCTCACTGAAAGAGATTGGTGCTGTACCCGGAGGAGCATTCAAAACCTTTTGGGAGCCAGTGTATAGGATATCTATCCCTGAAAATAACATCAACACAAAAATGGAGACATTTGTTGTTGTCAAAACAGATACTGTAACACGGTAAATGGTTTCCtcagctgctccagagagactggaAATCTATCCGGATTTAATACTAAACCTTGCAGGTCCATGTGCAGAGGGGTCCCTCCAATGGAAGCCACAGAGTCAACGAGAAACAAGCAGTTATACCTGTAGGCACAAGTCAAAACCAAACTATTATCCTGCccttataattattattagatGGGATGATGACAGAGGAATGAGGGTGCATCTTACTTATGGCACAGCGGTCCAATGCCATCTAAAGGATGCAAGACTCCTGTAGAAGATTC
Protein-coding regions in this window:
- the dtymk gene encoding thymidylate kinase, whose translation is MACKRGALIVMEGVDKAGKTTQCKKLVEALQQSGRPAEMIRFPDRTTTIGQLISAYLEKKSDLEDHTVHLLFSANRWELVPLMKKKLEQGTTLVVDRYAFSGVAFTSAKPGFCLDWCMKPDVGLPKPDIVMFLRLSPAEAALRSQFGEERYETSVFQSAVQQNFEQLIKDPSVNWQAIDASQSVEDVHENITTHSLNTINTSQNLQLGELWK
- the atg4b gene encoding cysteine protease ATG4B isoform X1, encoding MDAATLTYDTLRFGEFEDFPETSEPVWILGKEYNALTEKDDILSDVTSRLWFTYRKNFPPIGGTGPTSDTGWGCMLRCGQMILGEALVCRHVGRDWRWAGGQRQREEYISILNAFIDKKDSYYSIHQIAQMGVGEGKPIGQWYGPNTVAQVLKKLAVFDTWSRLVVHVAMDNTVVIEDIKRLCMPWLDSEGACCEPEGAGDLNGCLEGACALAEEETALWKPLVLLIPLRLGLSDINEAYIETLKQCFMLPQSLGVIGGKPNSAHYFIGYVGEELIYLDPHTTQPAVDPCEDGQVPDETYHCQHPPCRMHICELDPSIAAGFFCRTEDEFDDWCMRIRRLSCNRGGLPMFELVDSQPSHMVSVDALNLTPDALFADFSDSDRLERFFDSEDEEFEILSL
- the agxta gene encoding alanine--glyoxylate and serine--pyruvate aminotransferase a, encoding MSSVSVPPPECLQKPLTVPYRHMFGPGPSNVPPRILNAGANPVIGHMHPEIFEIMSDIKSGIQYMFQTQNSMTLAVSGTGHTAMECAIFNIVESGESVLTAVNGIWGERAADMAERIGARVNTIVAPPGGFFTNAEIEQALSKHRPALFFLAHGESSTGVLHPLDGIGPLCHKYNCLFLVDSVASIGGTPLHMDLQGIDILYTGSQKVLNAPPGTAPISFSERACQKMFNRRTKPVSFFLDLNWLANYWGCDGKPSRVYHHTGPVTAFYSLRESLAVLVEEGLENSWERHQKVAEYFHAGLESMGLKLFVKEKVARLPTVTTIVAPHGYDWKEITTYIMKTHNLEISGGLGPSVGLVLRVGLMGCNSSKANVDMVLAALKDALKHCHKSKV
- the atg4b gene encoding cysteine protease ATG4B isoform X2 — encoded protein: MDAATLTYDTLRFGEFEDFPETSEPVWILGKEYNALTEKDDILSDVTSRLWFTYRKNFPPIGGTGPTSDTGWGCMLRCGQMILGEALVCRHVGRDWRWAGGQRQREEYISILNAFIDKKDSYYSIHQIAQMGVGEGKPIGQWYGPNTVAQVLKKLAVFDTWSRLVVHVAMDNTVVIEDIKRLCMPWLDSEGACCEPEGAGDLNGCLEGACALAEEETALWKPLVLLIPLRLGLSDINEAYIETLKQCFMLPQSLGVIGGKPNSAHYFIGYVGEELIYLDPHTTQPAVDPCEDGQVPDETYHCQHPPCRMHICELDPSIAAGFFCRTEDEFDDWCMRIRRLSCNRGGLPMFELVDSQPSHMVSVDALNLTPDFSDSDRLERFFDSEDEEFEILSL